The genomic region GGAAGGAATTAGGAGGAAAGGACTTGTAAAGAAATGATAAGTCAATCAGTAAATTGCGAATCAATGGAGGACAATTGATTATTCTGCCCTGTGGCGTGCTCGGCGTTTGGCTTCAGTGgcttgacaacatttacaagaaCATGAAGTATGACAATGCAATTTTGAAACAACTGGCGGGGTCAAGGTTATAAATTATGCTCACATCTTCGACGACACCGGACGTCCTATCCTTCCAACAGAAGTGCATCAACGAGTCATCCGACTGATGTACATAGACCAGACCCTTCCTCTTATCAGGGTGAACCATCTTCCCCTTCATATACATCTTTCCAGCTCGAAATTCAACCAGATTTCGGCCGCTAGAAGTTCCCCGACTCGCTGCATTTCCGAAAAGTGCACCAGACGCCATTTTCGCAAATTTGAGGTGTGAGCTAGCCTGCTGATTGAAGTTATCGATAAACTGTTCTTGAAAAATACATatcctaagttaacaccagACGGCGCTACCTGCGTAATTCTCGTTGTCCAGTCATTCTTTCATTAGGAAGCGAACAGCGCGCGCAGACCTTATCCAggactatgggcggttattaccgcaaataaagacaaactaaagcaaagacacctgtgtagcatatcaaggacacgtagattgatactcctgggcggttattaccgcaaataaagacaaaccaaagcaaagacacttgtgtagcatatcaaggacacgtagattgatactcctgggtggttattaccgcaaataaagacaaaccaaagcaaagacacttgtgtagcatatcaaggacacgtagattgatactcctgggcggttattaccgcaaataaagacaaaccaaagcaaagacacttgtgtagcatatcaaggacatgtagattgatactcctgtgtgtgccacatcaaagacacctggaccatacaccacgtcaaagataacgatgcgaagtcaacaggcggcgccactgtagattgctggcggccgtacgctgcctgttgacgttgttgttatttgccacctctctcctatggcaagccgtttgcttcaaaaagtcgaaatgattttttttctagtcgaaatgatttttttctagtcaagatattttttttcatgtcaagaaaaaaaatttgaaattaaattttttttttcaagtcgagatatttatttttcttctcatttaacttattgaagttgaatcaattaataaaaaatttcactgcgagaaaaaaatgattataaaaataaaaatagtcgcttatatcaacaaaaacctatagttgtcgaaatcgtttttacttgtcccaagacggtggcgccgcctgttgacttcgcatcgttatctttgatgtggtgtatggtccagatgtctttgatgtggcacacataggagtatcaatctacatgtccttgatatgctacacaagtgtctttgctttggtttgtctttatttgcggtaataaccgcccaggagtatcaatctacgtgtccttgatatgctacacaggtgtctttgctttggtttgtctttatttgcggtaataaccgcccaggagtatcaatctacatgtccttgatatgctacacaagtgtctttgctttggtttgtctttatttgcggtaataaccgcccaggagtatcaatctacgtgtccttgatatgctacacaagtgtctttgctttggtttgtctttatttgcggtaataaccgcccatacaggACCTCACTTGTAACAAAAAGTAATTGAAATAATCAGTGGTTCGCTGGGTAATCGGACCaaagatatgaaataaaatagtcTGCTGGGTGGTCAGACATTAGAGAAAATCAGAGATCCGCTGGATCGCACTAAAGATAAAATAGTCTATAGTCTGCTGGGTGGATCAGATATTAGAGAATATAATCAGGTTCGCTGGGTGTTCgaaccaaaaataaacataatctATAAGTCTGCTGggtaataatacctccatgctcagACAGAACTATAATGAAAAGGAGAGTACCGTAAATGAGCAATTCTCGATCTCGAAATGTCTGGGCGACTATCGGTATGAACTCGATTCTAATACATGAAGGGCCAAGAATAGTCTGCCGGGTGGTCAGACTTGGAGAATAACTTGTAATATGATATATTTTATAGGCAAAGCCTCGGTTCTAATTGGTCTGTCCCTCTTATCCAGGACTTCTAAGTCCCAGTGAATTTTCACGCGGATAAGGCGGACAAGATTGATTGGAACCTAACAACCAACGCCCAATAGACATAAAGCTatcctaagttaacaccagACGGCGCTACCTGCGTAATTCTCGTAGTCTGGTCAagcaggaggccaaaacttggTTAGGTTGAAACTGAAGACTACTGCATCATTCTTTGGTATAAGGGAATCTCTCCCCGCATGGCAAAACACAAAAGAATGATAATCCATTTTTAAACACTCCCACCCGCCCACCCCCGGGAACAGGTGACACCTGTGAAATGTCGGAAAGAATATTCCGCCCCAAACTGAATGAAGCATGAAGGGAGCGTGTTCACTTAGGATACGTAGCGATACATGAATATTAAATGTATAATGGAGTTCAAGTCAATCGCTTGATATCATTTCATCCTATGTATGaatgcatttgttttttttattataCGGACTGTTTTTAAACCATATTAATCCGATATTTGTACTGAAGTCTCATAATTCGAGTTCGCcagcattctccaagcgttGTCAAAGGTGAACATCATAATCgagcctcactcgacctaccGTCTCTGCTACAGTTGGCTCGCCGGTGAGCAATCTCCCTGTCTTTggtccgtctgtcgaattttacatgcacccgctgaaattctcacatAGTCCCTCTGCAACAGTTTGATAgtccacacactgatccagtgtgtagcctatagtgcgctgcttgtaacatggattgaaaagCCTTCTTGTTATGTCGGTCGAGTGAGGCTTGAcgacgatgatcaccattgacgacgcttggagaatggccagtgagaatttcagcgggtgaatgtaaaattcgacagacggaccgaagacAGGGAGATTGGCTtcgaccaatacttcgtccccaaaagatGCACAGCGTACAGCGCGGAACGAGGCTATAACGGGTGATGCTAGATCAAGAATGTTCTAGACAATTTCACCAGTCATTGGAGAAACTGGTACTTGATAGcaattgaaataaagttgaataGTCGTCTTTTTTTATTAAGATTAGGCCTATAGAAGACTTGATAAATTTTAATTTCTTATCATTGAGCATCAGAGAAGGAAATTAATTGCAGAAATATCGCATGTTAATCTTTAGATACAATCATTACGAGATGCTAATTCTCAATCTCTGGGGTTAATCTTTGAATTATTTCATGCTGCTGATCTTAAGTATCAGATTGCATGTTTTCATGGCAAGATAAATTTAGAGATGGATGATAAGGACAGGGCCTCTAGAGGACCTCGGAATTATATTTAAGAGACGGTAATCACCGCATGCCATATCTTCCTAGTCTCAGGCAAGAAAACGTCAAAGTCACAAGTAGATATGGTAAGTACATGATTGTATTGCTTTATCGCCGTTCCAACCTAGACGAGGCTGGTTCCTCAGTCAGTACGAACAACGAAATGTTTGCAGTGTCCTGTGTTTCATCACGCGACACTCGTGCTCGTGAATCGTCTTTTAAACTTACTTGTAGGAGAACCAAAATACCTACGTACTTCAAACTTTGTCGATCGTAGCCCTTCGTAAGGCTCGCGAAACCTGACGTCTACATGCATAAATGGCGTATGGCGTGCCTAATCCCAGTTCACATCGTCACTGAGGTCATGAAAATGGCTCCCTGAGGGTTGTATTTATCTTTTCGCTAGCCACAGCCTTGTGTTTGGGTCTTAGGCTCCCCTtaaaccagtaggcctactgcggTAAAATTGGTATGAccttacaatatacatgtatgtcttcatTTTCTGCGTTCGGAATTTTTGAGGTGCATGCTAGACAGTCCTTTCAGTGGTAAAAAAATCGGCTGTCCTAGcccaccacagagccccagagcctTGTGGTGAGGGTGATGTCCTTTGGCAAGTAAGACTATATTCCTCTCCTCACTTCTACATTTCAGAAGTTTGCAATCTCCTTGGCGTTGGCGCTCATCCTAGGAATGACACTGGACCAGGCTGACGCAGACATCACATTTGCCAAGCGAAACGTGCCTGAACGTGAGTTGACCCGGAATATAGGCCTACGATCGGTCGGTGTATCGAGAAACCTTGCCTCAGGTGGCAGCAATGTTCTACGCTAAGTGAGCAATGGAACGGGAACATTAATGGAGATAAAGTAACAGTGGCCAGCGTCCCATTCCCACTTCACACTTTAAAAAACCTTTCAGTCAGCACTACGCCCTAAGTGAAGtagattttgatttgttttgttttgagaaaACGCCTCACGCGATGTCTGACATTTCTTTCCAGGTCGCCAGGAGGAGACACTGAGCCGCCACGAGCGAGGTAATTAGCTAGTACATTTACTTGCAGTGATCTCCCTCATCATTCATTTGTTTCCTCTCCTCCCATtggcatcctgactctcatgcgtttgcgtcaccactatcgagatgAGTGATTTAGAGATATCAAAACATAtgattgcgggtcaagatgcccGTTGGCTGAATTTTCTCATGAGACGATATTTTAAGCCCTCAACACAAAATGATGTGGTATCGGGCGTTTTCTTCGCACGAGGGTGTTCCGTACATATGTGGCGGCATAGGTCTAAAAGCACCGTTACAGCAGCCTAAAAACTCATTACATCATTTTACGCCTGTATCACAATCGAAAGCAACTATAGGGTTATAAGAGCCATATGGATGGCGGCAAAGAGgtgaactaataacatgcagtAAGAACATGAATCACACCCACCTTCTCCTTTCTAAATGCTTATATCTTTATGATATTCATGTACGCTATCATCTTCTCGTCGTCCGCAGACAACAAGGAGACTCTGAGCCGTCGTAAGCGATGTAAGTCCACTCTCATGTCTTGTGAGAACATTGGCAGGTATCAGTGGTTTTCAGTTCAGAACTTCTTGGATGCCAGTGATGTGCATTATTCAAAATTTTAGATTTTTCATTTCTGTAAGATGGTAAACAAAGAGGAAAAGTCTTTCGAATGACGCGTAAAACGGAGGTTTCTAGTACATGTCAAGCAAAAACCCCATCCAAGAACACTCTTCATGAAGCTTGTGATGGCTTGGTCGGAGTCACCTGTCCTTTAGACTCAATTGGCGCCCACCCGTAGAGGCACGACAATACATCACATTCATACCTTCATTATCACATTATCTCGTAGAATAGTAAATTATTTCACTAATTTCACTCTTCTTTCAGTTCAAAGCGGGTTTGAAGTTGGTTTGGATGGGGGTTTTTAGGCAGCCGATCTTGAAGTTGAGCGCACGGGTGGTGATGCGATGCCGTCAGAGCCAAATCACCATACAGCCCAAGTAACTCCCTGCGATGACATGACGCTATGGTGACTCCCGCGTGACGTCACATTACTACTCTCGTGGTTTCGTATTTACTTTCATGGAGAGGATTGATTTCAGAAATAAAGTGAAATTAAACAAAGTTTTGTTGCTTTTGGCCTTTCATtttaacacaaatatatctaCATTTTTAACTTGTGATATACAGCTGTATTGTTATTATGATGTTTATGTAGATAATATATTCACTGTACACACCTGGACGTGTGAAACATGTGCATAGGTGATTATATTGCCTTCACGCCTGTATCTACTGAAAAACAGCTAGGTTTAATACAtacaaatgataataataagTTTTCAAATGGTCATATACATCAATATGATGTGAATTATGAATTCCTTTTGTATAAAAGGCACattaccagctatggcaggcctagcacactctgttttgaatagagggagactccatcattcctgttgtttgagattggacaggtgtgaattaatctggcattggcaattagcctcctgtgcattgttgcatgcaaacactaaaatgttggtttttgctaattaaggggcaaataaatcagccaaaagttttgaaagctacacaaatgattgtcgcaaggaagtactttatgatcgtttgcgaaattttgattaattctaggtggaaagtaatatttttcgcatatatttgttgggaaaaaaattgaaaatcctccaattttcagcccccctatgggcactatgaatttttctccaataaagctgaaatcttgggaatataatcctaagagttatatcaatcacgtctgaagtcgggagtttgtatcaaatgtatagtttcggagctagcgcagctagaaaagcccccaaaacccaatttctcaggaatttacactacgggctgcGAGTGAAGCAtatacagatttaccaaaattttcagcccatcgaatttccatccaaatcactccaaattttgccagtaaatacctagacatatatagaattgtgtcagaagtcgggagttgggattattttaacaccccgcccaaaaagccaactttattgatatttcctatgcattttccattaggcttgccaggaccaattaagcaggtgcactaattggcttaattggctaggcccacaatagctggtaatgaataACTTTAAAGTTTCTTTTCAATAGCCAAAATAATGTGGTCTCAGGGGTCCGAAAAGTCTTTTCACCAGTAGAAAGTGGTCCAATATGACTCCCTAAACTAGTACTATAGACCCCCAAACTATGTAATTATCATGGTCAACTTTGCGGTTTGAAGATCAGGTCGCCTAATTACCTGGTTAAAGCATTGGAATCTTACCACTAGAGTGCACCCTATATTCCGAGAATCGTCGTTGAAAAGCGCATGCGCATATGAGTCTAGCCCTACCAGGTCCATCATACAATAAGCACAATAATTCTTTCTGAGAGGAAACTCCTCCCCAGTCTACTTCCTTGCATGAGTGATTGATCGCTGTTGCTAGGTAACAAGTCTTGACTACTGTTGCCCAGTGACGCTTTCTTTTTACGGGCATACTCGGCGCGCTTCTCCTCCTGACCAATACGTCTATCAAAAGCTATCATTTTTGGAGTATTATCATAATACAGCAACTATTGTTATGGATATTATGCAGTCTAAAGCTTTTTCATTATGAAGGAAGCTCGCCCATGATCCGATTCTCCGGCACCATCTCCCCCTCCTCCTCGTCTAGACTAGTTTTGCTAGGCGGCGACGCCTTCATCATGATCTTATCCGAAGTATCACTTAGGGAAGAAATcctacaaaaatcaaaattgtgGAGACAGATTGAGATATCGTCGTCAGAGAAAAGAATGAGGTTCCGTTCAAAATGATTCATCTCTCCGGGTTGACAGCCTGACTAGCTATCGCAGCCCGCCTGTTCGTAATACAAAAATGTTGAGCAATGTCTACAGTGCATACCTTCCAAGTTTCTCCCCTTCTTCCAGTGTCTCTGGCAGTTGTCTATTTAATGTCTCTGGCAGTAGTAAGGCTAGAAGTCCCGCCATGATAGACAGAATCCCGAAAAGGAGGGTGGGCAGGGGCTCCCACACTTTAACCTGAAACACGGAGATTGAGACCACGAGTCTACCACTGTCATGAAATGGAAGGACCACCTAGTCTGGGACGATTAGGATAAGAATAATGAATTGAGATGAAATTATCTATGTGCCATTAAATTGTAGACCGCATGTGTAAAGTGTGTGGTTGGTGAGTGTTTTCTGCCCTCCGTAATTATACACAAGCAGAAGTAAAAAAAGAAGAATATTTACCAGCAGAGCCACCTGTGGCGCTAGTAGTCCTCCAAACCTGGCCGCCATTGAGCCGCTGCCGACGCCCACCGTCCTGACCACTGTGGGATAGATCTCAGCCGTCCAGAGGTAAATGATGGCAAAAGATGCGGAGATGCAGAACTTCCCAAACATAGCGATCGACAAAAGTACCGGAGAAGCTgaagaaaagtaggtcaaggtcaaacacaCAAAACATCGTATGGATGGAGTTTtaaaatgtaggtcaaaccCAAGGCGAGGTCATAGAGGTGTGAATGGTGAGACAATGATAAATACTGACAGAAACATCGAAATTTGATTTCGACTgctttttcatattttgcagGAAAGAGGTAacggttgtctcaccaaaaccgctggGGTCAAAACGAGGCTCATACATACCACCACACAAAAATTCTGTAACAAGGTGTTTTAGCATacaaaaaaacaaagatgggTCACGTAACTAACGCAGGTTATGATATTGAAGTAATAGCTTCTTGCAATCTTGACGAGATATTTCATGATCTGGATATAGGCGGCTTACTTTTATGCGGGAGCAGCGGCATACACCCAAGACACGCAGCGCCGCCAGCGACCATGAATGAAATTAGAATCACCCGACGACCAAATCGATCGAGAAGGAGCATGGTGACTACGTAGGCCGGGAGTTCCACCAGGCCCCCCAGAAAGATATTGAGGTAGATGTTGTCGCCGAAACTGCCTGAGCTGAATGAGAGGCCGTAGTAGACCAGACTGTTTACAAGCCTGAAACAGGAAGAAACACACAaatcattttgaggggcgtaaggacCTCCTTTAATATTTTTATCCGATTTTACCCCAacgccttgtttctattgtgttgcaaactTTACCCACCGTGGGGTTGCACATACTGAACttcagcggtattgcctccgtagcttCCGCCCATACGCGTtgtatttcaaaacattgagggtcaagatgggcgGTAGAACAAGCCCAAAATCTAACCGATTTCGTTGACTTGAGTGTTACGCAACAAAAGCACACGATTGCTCGGTTATTGCGCGTGAGACATCTTACGGTGATGAACAGAAATGCTTAATTTACCAAATGAACACTACACAGAATGTTTGCCTCCTTATGTTCGGCGTCCGCAGAAGGTCAAGAATGTTGGCGGTGTCTTTGTCTTTGTCCTTCTTATTATCGTCCGAGATCTGCAACCGATGATGATTATAAAAAGAACCCACGCAAACAACACAAGAGATGGTTATTAGGTTTGTTTGACCACCACTGGCCCACCCTGGagtttcaaatgaaaaatgattgaaaaatttaGGTTTCGCCCCCAACTTTTGGAAGGTACTCTCTATCAACCACGGAGAGCTAGCCCTATAcaatgcttcccgaaattggtgtcttgcattggaactaattttttcccccttgtccgtcatcaaaggcattcaagtgagttggtcaaccatggctatctcctttgtccctccactattaggcctagtttccccttatgacatcattatttcggacaatcagcgccccatttctggaaaggtgtataccgCATGCTATCATATTATAGTATACCATTGTGCCTTCAGTGAGTTTGATCTTCTTGCTGACGCTACGCCTGTTGAGACGCGCGAACTTTCGCGCGATACGCTCCGCCTCCTCATATCTCCCTTGGGTCATCAGCCATCGCGGGGATTCGGGGATTAACCTTCAGAAGAAAGAACTCATTACAAGCCTGCCGGCGACATCGAAAACTCATATTTAACTGAGTGTCATTACAATGCAGTATATAGCATTTATTATATCGTTTTGGCCAGAGGTACTAGGCCGTACAGATGTCCTCTTGGTTGACCGTGGTGTGTGTAAAGACTATACAAGTTAACTGTAACATTGCGTTATCTCCTTTAATGCTAAGTCGATTAATTTAACCTCGTGCACCTAAATTATAGTGGGC from Lineus longissimus chromosome 19, tnLinLong1.2, whole genome shotgun sequence harbors:
- the LOC135503079 gene encoding organic cation transporter protein-like isoform X2, which codes for MVQNFDKIFNSIGQCGRYQIFLYFLLGLVAFISGWLNLVIIFVAGNQDHWCRIPELANYSFADQKTIAIPAIVGGSYSHCKKYDFNYTVYSVEEILSWNRSSGNEVINSTDVVECGKDGWTYDTTWWLSTIVEQFDLVCKREWIVAITTTVFMTGMLVGCVGFGALADKFGRHKVLLLNLALHFAFGLAAAFSPNVLIFAMLRFLCGMAAGGGYTTAFVLIMELNGPKHRTKLGIWVQGFFGLGFTTLPGLAYFIRNHVTLQIVIASPCLLLLSYYWLIPESPRWLMTQGRYEEAERIARKFARLNRRSVSKKIKLTEGTMISDDNKKDKDKDTANILDLLRTPNIRRQTFCVVFIWLVNSLVYYGLSFSSGSFGDNIYLNIFLGGLVELPAYVVTMLLLDRFGRRVILISFMVAGGAACLGCMPLLPHKTSPVLLSIAMFGKFCISASFAIIYLWTAEIYPTVVRTVGVGSGSMAARFGGLLAPQVALLVKVWEPLPTLLFGILSIMAGLLALLLPETLNRQLPETLEEGEKLGRISSLSDTSDKIMMKASPPSKTSLDEEEGEMVPENRIMGELPS